From a single Lineus longissimus chromosome 16, tnLinLong1.2, whole genome shotgun sequence genomic region:
- the LOC135500541 gene encoding G2/M phase-specific E3 ubiquitin-protein ligase-like yields MKDILLHQDLFEGNVERRAFSLNIAKLEEKAYFQAGQFTAWSLLHGGAGLGLLSKKVWRLMCGDVLENPEDFEDLPDPEAFVLLQKMKDCERDEDFKKICHEHVVFLMGIGCQEAAVVVGLSQRRGLMKNITTYFLYYRVKPALDQFIQGLQSIGGLFDLMMKNPEGFCSVMCGEKESLTRQKLRALLSISFSKDKTRKKDEGTAIYLFEVFLKKCEDESDDAVSLSQILQFMSGASAIPPLGLPNIVVNFFDVEPGEKRYPSANTCVPIMWLPRWKKLKDTNFRTPFFALLKEGILSSKGFDKM; encoded by the exons ATGAAGGACATCCTCCTTCATCAGGACCTTTTCGAAGGAAATGTTGAGAGAAGGGCGTTCTCCCTCAACATCGCCAAATTGGAGGAGAAGGCTTATTTCCAGGCAGGCCAGTTTACTGCATGGAGCCTTCTCCATGGTGGTGCTGGCCTGGGACTTCTCTCCAAAAAGGTTTGGCGCCTCATGTGTGGAGACGTCCTGGAAAACCCAGAGGATTTCGAAGACTTACCTGATCCCGAGGCATTCGTCCTTCTGCAGAAA ATGAAAGATTGTGAAAGAGATGAAGATTTTAAGAAGATTTGCCATGAGCATGTAGTCTTTTTGATGGGGATCGGCTGCCAAGAagcagcagttgtggttgggcTGAGCCAGAGAAGAGGGCTGATGAAAAATATCACCACATACTTTCTATACTACAG GGTGAAACCAGCCCTAGATCAGTTCATCCAGGGCCTACAGTCGATCGGGGGTCTTTTCGACCTGATGATGAAAAACCCTGAGGGTTTTTGCAGTGTCATGTGCGGAGAGAAGGAATCTCTGACCCGTCAGAAATTGAGGGCCCTTCTCTCCATAAGTTTTTCGAAGGACAAGACGAGGAAGAAAGATGAGGGAACAGCTATCTACCTGTTCGAGGTCTTCCTCAAGAAATGCGAGG ATGAGAGTGATGATGCCGTTTCATTGAGCCAGATCTTGCAGTTTATGAGTGGGGCATCCGCTATCCCTCCACTTGGCCTCCCAAACATTGTTGTGAATTTCTTTGATGTCGAGCCTGGAGAAAAGCGGTACCCTTCAGCCAATACATGTGTGCCAATCATGTGGCTTCCGAGATGGAAGAAGTTAAAGGACACGAACTTCCGAACTCCTTTCTTTGCCTTGTTGAAGGAAGGCATTCTGTCAAGCAAAGGCTTCGACAAGATGTAA